GATGGGATGCGGGTATAACCGTACCTGTGCAGAAAATAGACGTATTCAATGTGCTGGGAGCTGGTGATGGCTTCATGGCTGGATTTCTTCGTGGTTGGCTCCGTGGTGAGTCTCTGGCCACGGCGGCATCTTATGCAAATGGGTGTGGCGCGCTTGCCGTTTCACGGCATGGCTGTGCCCCTGCATATCCGTCATTTGCGGAATTGTCACATTTGTTGACGCATGGCAGTTCGGAATTTGCGTTACGAAAGGATACCCAGCTCAGCCAGTTACATTGGGCTACAACGCGCCGTCGCCGCTGGCATAAGCTTGCAGCATTTGCTTTTGACCACCGTCATCAGTTTGTTGCCATGGCTAAACAGCATGGTCGTGACGAAGCTGCCATTGATGAATTTAAGTTGTTGGCACTTGAGGCAGCCGCTAAAGTGATAGGCGCGGCAGGCGAAGAAGGTTCTCAGACAATGGGTATTCTGGTGGATGATCGTCTTGGTCGATCTGCCTTGCATAAAGCCTCAGACCTTGATTGCTGGATTGGGCGTCCGATTGAAGAGTCAGGTGTGTTTCCTTTATCCCTTGAGGAAGCGCCGGATATCGGCTCGCGGCTGGCACAATGGCCAGCAAATCATTGTGTTAAAGTGCTACTGCCATTCCGAACAGACGATTCATCTGACATTATTGATGGTCACGAAAAATTGATTGTCCAGCTTTTTGATGCCTGTCAACAGACCAACCATGAAATGCTGTTGGAAATTATCACCGCACGACCTGACAAGCCAACGGCTGTTGATCAGGTGCCGCAGATCATAGAACGCATGTATGAACTTGATGTATTTCCTGACTGGTGGAAACTGGAGCCTGTTGATAAGCCTGAATTCTGGACGCAATGTGGTGATATTGTTCGCAAGCATGACCCGCATGTCCAAGGGATTATTGTTCTGGGCAAAGAAGCGCCTAGTGATGTGCTGGCTGGGGCGTTTGCCGCCGCTAAAACAGAACCTCTGGTAAAAGGCTTTGCCATTGGCCGGACAATTTTTGCTGATGTGGCTGCTTCCTGGTTTAAAGGTGAATTGACTGATGCTGCTGCACGCGACAGCATGGCAGATAAATATAGTAATCTTATTGCACTCTGGAACAAGGCAGGCGCGTGATATGACACATGTAAGATTAACAATGGCGCAGGCATTGACGCGCTATCTTGCGGCACAATCAATCAGACAGCTTGATGGGTCAACCGCGCCCGCTTTTGCGGGGGTGTGGGCTATTTTTGGACATGGAAATGTCGCTGGGCTGGGTGAGGCGTTATATGCAACAAAAGACGATTTACCAACATTTCGGGGACATAATGAACAGGGTATGGCGCATGCGGCCATTGCCTATGCCAAGCAAAGTAACCGCCGCCGGATGATGGCTGTTACATCGTCAATCGGCCCAGGCGCAACAAATATGGTAACTGCGGCCGCCTTGGCACATGTAAACCGTTTGCCGGTACTGTTTTTACCAGGGGATGTGTTTGCGGATCGCCGTCCCGATCCGGTTTTGCAGCAGGTTGAAGATTTTACCGATGGCACTGTATCAGCAAATGACTGTTTCCGGCCTGTCAGTCGCTTTTTTGATCGGATCACAAGGCCCGAGCAGATTTTACAAGCTCTGCCAAAGGCCATGGCCGTATTAACTGATCCAGCGGATTGTGGTCCTGTGACCTTGAGCCTGTGTCAGGATGTGCAAGCTGAGGCTTATGATTTCCCGGTGAGTTTCTTTGCACCAAAAACACATGAAATTCGCCGTCAGAAAGCCGATCAGAACGAGTTTGATGTTGCTATTGACGTGCTTGCCAAGGCAAAACGCCCCTTAATTATTGCTGGCGGTGGGGTGCGCTATTCCGGTGCGTCGGATGATTTGGCGGCTTTTGCTACACGCACTGGTATTCCGGTTGCCAGCACGCAGGCAGGTAAATCTGCACTAATTGATAGTCATGATCAGAATTTAGGGTCACTTGGCGTTACAGGCAGTAGCGCGGCCAATGCATTGGCTGAAACAGCAGATGTTGTCTTGTCGGTTGGCAGTCGTTTACAGGATTTTGCCAGCGGATCAAATGGTATGATCAAAGGTCAGATAATCGCTTTGAATGTGCAATCGCATGATGCGCTCAAACATAATGCCTTGCCATTATTATGCGATGCCAAACAAGGGCTTAATGACTTGTCAGATGCCTTACCTGAACTACAGATTTCATCATCCTATGCTGGTGAAATTGCTGATCTGTCGGCAATTTGGGAAGCTGATATGGCTGTTGTTACCAGCGCAGAGACTGTCAGTACCAACGCCTTGCCATCAGATAGTCAGGTGATCGGTGCGGTGAACCGGAATGTTCCAGATAATACGATTGTTGTTGGCGCTGCGGGATCCATGCCAGGGGAATTACATAAACTATGGCAAGCTGGTGCTGTCGATGGGTATCATATGGAATATGGCTTTTCCTGTATGGGATACGAAATCGCTGCTGGCATCGGCGTGCATATGGCCGCTCCTGATCGTCCGAATGTCATTTTCACCGGTGATGGTTCTTATCTGATGATGAATTCGGAACTAGCAACAGCTGTTATGATGGGTGTGTCATTGACCTTAATCGTGACGGATAATCGTGGCTTTGGTTGCATCAACAGGCTTCAGGCAGGTACAGGCGGTGCTGCCTTTAATAATATGCTAGCAGACTCATATCACGCGGTTCTGCCCGATATTGATTTTGTCGCGCATGCGGCGGCAATGGGCGCGCGTGCAGTAAAGGCGGAGACTCTGGCTGCGCTTGAAGAACTGACGGCGGCGGCGATCAAACATGATGGCGTTGATGTGATTGTCATTGATACGGATCCGGCTCATAGCACTGAAGCTGGCGGCATATGGTGGGATGTTGCTGTACCTGCTGTGTCCAAGCGCAAAAGTGTAAACGAGGCGCACGCTAAATATGTTAAAGGCCGAAAGCGTCAGGCAAAAGGCGCACCATTGGCATCAGGTAAATAGATAAGGAGACTTAGATGGCTGATCTTCTGATATCACCAGATCTGAACGGTAAGGCCGTACAGGATATTACCCCGGCTTCGGCCGGGTGGGGGCATGTTGGTTTTGCCACCTATGACCTGGCGCCTGGTTCAATGATTGATGCGTCTATTGCCGCGACCGGTGACGCAAATCAGGATGTTGAAATATGCCTTGTTTTGTTATCTGGTTCAGCCAGCATTTCAGCAGGTGGACAGGATTTTGGGCTGTTAAAAGGGCGCAAATCGGTTTTTGATCGGGTGCCTCCGTTTGCCGTCTATGTGCCAAAGAATACGGATTTTACGGTCACGGCTGAAACTGCATGTGAGGTAGCTGTTTGTCGTGCACCTGGCCTAGATGGTTCACATCCGGTGCGGTTGATCACACCAGACGATATGTCTCTTGAAGTGCGGGGAAGTGGAAGCAATACCCGCCATATCTGTAACATTTTACCCGAAACTGAACCAGCGGACAGTTTGCTGGTTGTTGAAGTCATTACGGAAAGTGGAAATTGGTCATCTTATCCACCACATAAGCACGATACTGATGATTTACCACATGAGTCCTATCTGGAAGAAACCTATTACCACCGAGTCGATCCACCTCAAGGTTATGTGATGCATCGTGTCTATAATGATGACCGTAGTCTTGATGAGTCGATGGCAGCAGGGGATAGATCAGTTGTTTTGGTGCCCGAAGGGTATCACCCTGTTGGCGTGCCGCATGGTTATGACAGCTATTATCTTAATGTAATGGCCGGACCAAAGCGAGTATGGAAATTCCGCAATGATCCTGACCATGACTGGATTGTAAACCCAAAGTAACGAGGCATCACTATGACACTTAATGAGCATGACTTTAATGTTGCAACCGAAGCATTGATTGAAGGCCCTGGATATTATCTTTTTCCGTCTGTATTTTCTGCCGAACAGGTAGCTGAGGCCAATCGCATCATCAATTTTCATTCAAATGAAGCGCAGGCCGCCACACATTTTCATGGTGCACATTCAGATAAAGTTCACCTTCAGCGCCGCGTATGGAATTTGCTGAATAAGGGTGATGTTTTTGTTGATATGGTTCAGCATCCTGCTGTCATGGCGGTATTTTCAAAGGTACTCGGGCGCAATTTCATTCTTGGTTCTTTTGCGGCCAATCGTTTGTTGCCTGGTGCGCCTGGTCAAGAACCACATGTTGATTATCCCTATTGGGATATGCATGATATTGATGAATTTCCCGCAGGTATAAATTCAAGTTTTCATATGAATTGTCAGTCACTTATCAGCCTACATGAATTTACTGCTGAAAATGGTGCGACTGGTATTGTCCCGCATTCTCAAAAGCGTGGTGTCTATCCAAAAGCAGAAGAATTTGAAGCAGAATTCATTCAGGTTACAGCTCCTCCAGGCAGTTTGCTTTTATTCACCGGCATGAACTGGCATTGCTCAATGCCGAATAATTCAGATGCTGAACGCACATCAATTCTGGGGCAATATCTACCCAAATTTGTCAAACCAATGGAAAATCTTCTGGAAAGTGTTAATTCCGATATTCAGGCTAGTGCAAGCCCGGCATTACGGCAGCTTCTGGGAAGTGATTTGCGCTATCCTGAATTGCTTGAAGACGCCGAAGCAGGTAATGCAGAAGGCCGCAGCGCCACCGAAGCGGCTGAGTAATATCATTTATCTTATTAAGGATAGCTTTATGTCATCAACGATTATATCCCCCTCTGCCAGCGGGCTTAATGTTCGCCTTGGCATGTCCCCTATCTCATGGAGCAATGATGATTTGCCACAACTTGGTGGCGACACATCTTTGGAAACCTGCCTAATAGAGACTCGTGAGGCTGGATTTACAGGCACCGAGACAGGTGGAAAATTCCCCAGTAATGCGGTTGAATTAGGTTCGGTCTTGGGATCACATGATCTGGCACTGGTATCTGGATGGTATTCAGGCACCATGATTTCGAATGATATTGAGTCTGAAAAACGTCGTATTACGCCACAACTCGAACTATTTCGTAATGTCGGGGCGGCGGTGATCGTTTATGGTGAGACCTTTGAAACTGTTCAGAATCAGCAAAGCCGCGCTTTGGCATCACGGCCCAAGCTGGTTGACTTCGATGCTGTTGCTTATGGCCGCAATCTGACTTTGCTGGCTGAATATTGTGCTGATTACGGCGTACCATTGACCTTGCATCATCACATGGGCACTGCGGTGGAAAGTGAAGCCGAAATTGATACCATGATGAACAATACGGGTGAGGCAGTGAATTTACTGCTTGATACCGGACATCTGGTCTTTGCTGGCGGTGATAATGCGTCAGTAATCAGCAAATATGGACAACGTATCAACCATGTCCATACCAAGGATATTCGTCCAGATATATTGGCTGGTATTGACCGTGACGAAAAGTCGTTTCTTGATTGTGTGCTTGATGGTGTCTTTACTGTGCCAGGTGATGGCATGATCGATTATCATGACGTGATGCAGCGGCTGGCAGATGTAGGTTATGAGGGCTGGGTCATTGTCGAGGCTGAGCAAGATCCGATTAAAGCTAATCCCCTTGTTTATGCAAAAAAAGGCTATGACGCGCTAATGGAGGCGCTGACTAAAGCCGGATATGGTGTAACATATTAGGGGCAAATCTGGGAAGGACTGAGGAAAATATGGATTGGGTGCGCGCAAAAGCCGAATATGATCGTGATGGTTTTTACGTCATCGATAATTTGCTTCGCCCGGACGAAATTGACGACTTGCTTGCCGAAACAGCGCAGATTTGCCGAGGCAAGCGGGGTGCTGTGCGAGGTATTGCCGAAAACAAGCATTTACTTGGTGATAACCTAGATGATAACGACATTTTATCGCGTGTACTGACAATTCAATTCCCTCATAAAGCATCGCCTATGATACGCGATAATTATATCGCGCATCCGCGTATTGCCGAAGCTCTGAGCTATCTAATTGGTCCAAACGTAAAAGCAATGCAGTCAATGCTGTTTATCAAGCCATCGGGAAAACCCGGACAGGCATGGCATCAGGATGAACATTTTATTCCCACACGCGACTGCTCGCTGACTGGTTTGTGGATTGCGCTTGATGATGCAACCGTTGAAAATGGGTGTCTTTGGGTACGTCCGGGAAG
This window of the Candidatus Puniceispirillum marinum IMCC1322 genome carries:
- the iolB gene encoding 5-deoxy-glucuronate isomerase, whose protein sequence is MADLLISPDLNGKAVQDITPASAGWGHVGFATYDLAPGSMIDASIAATGDANQDVEICLVLLSGSASISAGGQDFGLLKGRKSVFDRVPPFAVYVPKNTDFTVTAETACEVAVCRAPGLDGSHPVRLITPDDMSLEVRGSGSNTRHICNILPETEPADSLLVVEVITESGNWSSYPPHKHDTDDLPHESYLEETYYHRVDPPQGYVMHRVYNDDRSLDESMAAGDRSVVLVPEGYHPVGVPHGYDSYYLNVMAGPKRVWKFRNDPDHDWIVNPK
- a CDS encoding phytanoyl-CoA dioxygenase family protein, whose amino-acid sequence is MDWVRAKAEYDRDGFYVIDNLLRPDEIDDLLAETAQICRGKRGAVRGIAENKHLLGDNLDDNDILSRVLTIQFPHKASPMIRDNYIAHPRIAEALSYLIGPNVKAMQSMLFIKPSGKPGQAWHQDEHFIPTRDCSLTGLWIALDDATVENGCLWVRPGSHKDRVIYDTAPHGSSDFDEGNQLVGTPDDADAGVPVEVKRGSAIVFNGYLHHRSLPNKAEKGTFRRSLVNHYMSANSLLPWDWDGRIAPTRDMRDIMLVCGVDPYAWKGTEDITFAFLRAETADNNDPNRDTQKKVF
- the iolE gene encoding myo-inosose-2 dehydratase — encoded protein: MSSTIISPSASGLNVRLGMSPISWSNDDLPQLGGDTSLETCLIETREAGFTGTETGGKFPSNAVELGSVLGSHDLALVSGWYSGTMISNDIESEKRRITPQLELFRNVGAAVIVYGETFETVQNQQSRALASRPKLVDFDAVAYGRNLTLLAEYCADYGVPLTLHHHMGTAVESEAEIDTMMNNTGEAVNLLLDTGHLVFAGGDNASVISKYGQRINHVHTKDIRPDILAGIDRDEKSFLDCVLDGVFTVPGDGMIDYHDVMQRLADVGYEGWVIVEAEQDPIKANPLVYAKKGYDALMEALTKAGYGVTY
- a CDS encoding phytanoyl-CoA dioxygenase family protein, which produces MTLNEHDFNVATEALIEGPGYYLFPSVFSAEQVAEANRIINFHSNEAQAATHFHGAHSDKVHLQRRVWNLLNKGDVFVDMVQHPAVMAVFSKVLGRNFILGSFAANRLLPGAPGQEPHVDYPYWDMHDIDEFPAGINSSFHMNCQSLISLHEFTAENGATGIVPHSQKRGVYPKAEEFEAEFIQVTAPPGSLLLFTGMNWHCSMPNNSDAERTSILGQYLPKFVKPMENLLESVNSDIQASASPALRQLLGSDLRYPELLEDAEAGNAEGRSATEAAE
- a CDS encoding bifunctional 5-dehydro-2-deoxygluconokinase/5-dehydro-2-deoxyphosphogluconate aldolase, whose product is MPNTAMPEPKLDVICIGRSSVDLYGSQIGGRLEDMAGFAKYIGGSPTNISIGASRLGLKSAVITRVGDEHMGRFIREQLVAEGVDVSGVITDPVRLTALVLLGIRDNAQFPLIFYRENCADMGLVEDEIDPVFIASARAVLVTGTHFSTPQVAAASMKAIRLARAAGRKVAFDIDYRPNLWALGGHNDGESRFVESAYVTEHLRPILSECDLIVGTEEEWHIAGGSTDTLAALASVRAFSDATMVCKRGALGCTVFAGKDDNDVAQEPVQIRGWDAGITVPVQKIDVFNVLGAGDGFMAGFLRGWLRGESLATAASYANGCGALAVSRHGCAPAYPSFAELSHLLTHGSSEFALRKDTQLSQLHWATTRRRRWHKLAAFAFDHRHQFVAMAKQHGRDEAAIDEFKLLALEAAAKVIGAAGEEGSQTMGILVDDRLGRSALHKASDLDCWIGRPIEESGVFPLSLEEAPDIGSRLAQWPANHCVKVLLPFRTDDSSDIIDGHEKLIVQLFDACQQTNHEMLLEIITARPDKPTAVDQVPQIIERMYELDVFPDWWKLEPVDKPEFWTQCGDIVRKHDPHVQGIIVLGKEAPSDVLAGAFAAAKTEPLVKGFAIGRTIFADVAASWFKGELTDAAARDSMADKYSNLIALWNKAGA
- the iolD gene encoding 3D-(3,5/4)-trihydroxycyclohexane-1,2-dione acylhydrolase (decyclizing), with the translated sequence MTHVRLTMAQALTRYLAAQSIRQLDGSTAPAFAGVWAIFGHGNVAGLGEALYATKDDLPTFRGHNEQGMAHAAIAYAKQSNRRRMMAVTSSIGPGATNMVTAAALAHVNRLPVLFLPGDVFADRRPDPVLQQVEDFTDGTVSANDCFRPVSRFFDRITRPEQILQALPKAMAVLTDPADCGPVTLSLCQDVQAEAYDFPVSFFAPKTHEIRRQKADQNEFDVAIDVLAKAKRPLIIAGGGVRYSGASDDLAAFATRTGIPVASTQAGKSALIDSHDQNLGSLGVTGSSAANALAETADVVLSVGSRLQDFASGSNGMIKGQIIALNVQSHDALKHNALPLLCDAKQGLNDLSDALPELQISSSYAGEIADLSAIWEADMAVVTSAETVSTNALPSDSQVIGAVNRNVPDNTIVVGAAGSMPGELHKLWQAGAVDGYHMEYGFSCMGYEIAAGIGVHMAAPDRPNVIFTGDGSYLMMNSELATAVMMGVSLTLIVTDNRGFGCINRLQAGTGGAAFNNMLADSYHAVLPDIDFVAHAAAMGARAVKAETLAALEELTAAAIKHDGVDVIVIDTDPAHSTEAGGIWWDVAVPAVSKRKSVNEAHAKYVKGRKRQAKGAPLASGK